A region of Aquarana catesbeiana isolate 2022-GZ linkage group LG08, ASM4218655v1, whole genome shotgun sequence DNA encodes the following proteins:
- the LOC141104694 gene encoding uncharacterized protein isoform X1 — protein sequence MDPSNPEESSDKSHTMTSDVHLRSMDPSNPEESSDKSHTMTSDVHLRSMDPSNPEESSDKSHTMTSNVHLRSMDPSNPEESSDKSHTMTSNVHLRSMDTSNPEESSNKSHTMTSDVHLRSMGPSNPQESSDKSHTMTSDVHLSSHSADRSTDPSNAQKSSSSHEGAHTGGSSLSCLVCGKTFTKKKGLLQHQKTHKNERPYSCSECGKSYSEKAYLVKHQRSHTGERPYSCSECGKCFIRKVNLLSHLRTHTGERPYSCSECGKCFSAKGNLLNHQRVHTGERPFLCSECGKCFSEKATLLKHRRLHTGERPYSCSECGKSYSHKGSLLTHQRDHTGERPYSCSECGKSFSHKGSLLTHQRSHTGECPFSCLECGKSFSDKKNLLKHQRVHKGGRPFSCSECGKCFSEQGKLRRHERCHTGERPYSCPECGKCYSEKEYLQKHQKSHTGERPYPCSECGKCFIRKVNLLSHLRTHTGERPYSCSECGKCFAAQGNLLNHQRVHTGERPFSCSECGKCFSEKSTLLKHQRIHTGERPYTCSECGKSYSHKGSLLTHQRSHTDEYPFSCLECGKCFSDKKKLLKHQRVHTGERPFSCSECGKCFSEKGNLRNHERRHTGERPFSCSECGKCFTTKANLVSHQKIHAGDRPYLCTECGRCFTEKRTLLTHMTRHSSEDPNNFQTVINVVQIT from the coding sequence atggatccttctaatcctgaggaatcttctgataaatcccatactatgacttcagatgtccatctaagatcaatggatccttctaatcctgaggaatcttctgataaatcccatactatgacttcagatgtccatctaagatcaatggatccttctaatcctgaggaatcttctgataaatcccatactatgacttcaaatgtccatctaagatcaatggatccttctaatcctgaggaatcttctgataaatcccatactatgacttcaaatgtccatctaagatcaatggatacttctaatcctgaggaatcttctaataaatcccatactatgacttcagatgtccatctaagatcaatgggtccttctaatcctcaggaatcttctgataaatcccatactatgacttcagatgtccatctaagttcTCACAGTGCTGACAGATCAACCGATCCATCCAATGCCCAGAAATCCTCTTCTAGCCATGAGGGAGCTCACACAGGAGGGAGCTCATTGTCATGTTTAGTGTGCGGGAAAACATTCACTAAGAAAAAAGGACTTCTTCAACACCAGAAAACTCACAAGaatgagcgtccttattcatgttcagagtgcgggaaaagttattCTGAGAAAGCGTACCTTGTGAAACACCAAAGaagtcacactggtgagcgtccctattcatgttccgaatgtggaaaatgttttattAGGAAAGTAAATCTTCTTAGTCACCTGAGAACTCATACAGGGGAGCGTCcttattcctgttcagagtgcggaaaatgtttttctgcAAAAGGAAACCTTCTTAATCACCAGAGAGTTCAtacgggtgagcgtccctttttatgttcagagtgcggaaaatgtttttctgaAAAAGCAACCCTTCTGAAACACCGAAGACTTCACACTGGTgaacgtccctattcatgttcagagtgcgggaaaagttattCACACAAAGGATCTCTTCTTACGCACCAGAGAGATcatacaggtgagcgtccctattcatgttcagagtgtgggaaaagtttttcaCATAAAGGATCTCTTCTTACGCACCAGAGAAGTCATACGGGCGAGTGTCCATTTTCCTGCTTAGAGTGCGGCAAAtctttttccgacaaaaaaaaccttcttaaacaccagagagttcacaagGGTGGGCGCCCCTTTTCCTGctcagagtgtggaaaatgtttttctgaACAAGGAAAGCTTCGTAGACACGAAAGAtgtcacactggtgagcgtccttattcatgtccagagtgcgggaaatgttattctGAGAAAGAGTACCTTCAGAAACACCAAAAaagtcacactggtgagcgtccttatccatgttctgaatgtggaaaatgttttattAGGAAAGTAAATCTTCTTAGTCACCTGAGAACTCATACAGGGGAGCGTCcttattcctgttcagagtgcggaaaatgttttgctGCACAAGGAAACCTTCTTAATCACCAGAGAGTTCAtacgggtgagcgtcccttttcctgttcagagtgcggaaaatgtttttctgaAAAATCAACCCTTCTGaaacaccaaagaattcacactggtgagcgtccctatacatgttcagagtgcgggaaaagttattCACATAAAGGATCTCTTCTTACGCACCAGAGAAGTCATACGGATGAGTATCCTTTTTCCTGCTTAGAGTGCGGCAAAtgtttttccgacaaaaaaaaacttcttaaacaccagagagttcacacgggggagcgtccattttcctgttcagagtgtggaaaatgtttttctgaaaaaggaaaccttcgTAACCACGAAAGAcgtcacactggtgagcgtcctttttcatgttcagagtgcgggaaatgtttcactaccAAAGCAAACCTTGTTTCTCACCAGAAGATTCACGCAGGTGACCGTCCctatttatgtacagagtgcgggagaTGTTTCACTGAGAAGCGCACACTTCTTACACACATGACAAGACACAGCTCAGAGGATCCAAACAACTTTCAGACTGTGATAAATGTTGTACAGATCACATAA
- the LOC141104725 gene encoding uncharacterized protein, with the protein MTSDVHLRSIDPSSPDESSDKSHTMTSDIHLRSINPSNPEESSDKSHTITSDIHLRSMASFNPEESSDKSHTMTSDVHLRSMDPSNPEEPSDKSHTMTSDVHLRSMGPSNPEESSDKSHTMTSDVHLRSMDLSNPEESSDKSHTMTSDDHLSSHSADRSTDPSNPHKSSLCHEGAHTGGSSLSCLVCGKTFTKRKGPLKHQKTHKNERPYSCSECGKCFAKQGNLLTHQRIHTDERPFFCSECGKRFSEKGTLLKHHRLHTGERPYSCSECGKRFSQKGSLLTHQRSHTGDYPFSCLECGKSFSDKRNLLKHQRVHTGERPFSCLECGKCFSDQGNLRKHERRHTRKQSSERPYLCSECGKCFTLKGGLVRHHLRIHSGERPFSCSTCGKCFAIKETLASHQRIHSGDRPYLCTECGKCYAQRHSLLAHMRRHSSEHPNNFQTVINVVQIT; encoded by the coding sequence atgacttcagatgtccatctaagatcaatagaTCCTTCTAGTCCTGatgaatcttctgataaatcccatactatgacctcAGATATCCATCTAAGATCAATtaatccttctaatcctgaggaatcttctgataaatcccatactataaCCTCAGAtatccatctaagatcaatggctTCTtttaatcctgaggaatcttctgataaatcccatactatgacttcagatgtccatctaagatcaatggatccttctaatcctgaggaaccttctgataaatcccatactatgacttcagatgtccatctaagatcaatgggcccttctaatcctgaggaatcttctgataaatcccatactatgacttcagatgtccatctaagatcaatggatctttctaatcctgaggaatcttctgataaatcccatactatgacttcagatgaccATCTAAGTTCTCACAGTGCTGACAGATCAACAGATCCATCCAATCCACATAAATCCTCTTTATGCCATGAGGGAGCTCACACAGGAGGGAGCTCATTATCATGTTTGGTGTGTGGGAAAACATTCACTAAGAGAAAAGGACCTCTTAAACACCAGAAAACCCACAAGaatgagcgtccttattcatgttcagagtgcggaaaatgttttgctAAACAAGGAAACCTGCTTactcaccagagaattcacacagatgAGCGTCCCTTTttctgttcagagtgcgggaaacgtttttctGAAAAAGGAACCCTTCTGAAACACCATAGacttcacactggtgagcgtccttattcatgttcagagtgcggaaaaaggTTTTCACAGAAGGGATCTCTTCTTACGCACCAGAGAAGTCATACGGGCGACTATCCCTTTTCCTGTTTAGAGTGTGGCAAATCTTTTTCTGACAAAAGAAaccttcttaaacaccagagagttcacacgggtgagcgtcccttttcctgcttagagtgcggaaaatgtttttctgaCCAAGGAAACCTTCGTAAACACGAAAGACGGCACACACGCAAACAGTCAAGTGAGCGTccttatttatgttcagagtgtgggaaatgtttcacctTGAAAGGAGGCCTTGTTAGACACCACCTGAGAATTCACtcaggtgagcgtcctttttcatgttcaacGTGTGGGAAATGTTTCGCTATCAAAGAAACCCTGGCCTCTCACCAGAGAATTCACTCAGGTGACCGTCCgtatttatgtacagagtgcggaaaatgttacGCTCAGAGACACTCCCTTCTTGCACACATGAGAAGACACAGCTCAGAGCATCCGAACAATTTTCAGACTGTTATAAATGTTGTACAGATCACATAA